The Helianthus annuus cultivar XRQ/B chromosome 16, HanXRQr2.0-SUNRISE, whole genome shotgun sequence genome includes a window with the following:
- the LOC118487935 gene encoding uncharacterized protein LOC118487935 — protein sequence MYKEKTAKSLHMSLTPGPQKMEFTRGGGCVLFLNMPELKIEDVKSFVKYGTLFIEGKTKTKTNMVQYITGIRLPEYFKTKRNMIKTELQDGLFRITVPSVDTKTNILSSILSNIISSIIVDFISKRTCSLQGSDGWTSRIFTRLNKWTFKWAPTQKRWTKYTPDELEIEFPVCGLGNEADIDMRVDVKNRFILVAKNNEKGIYYKYYQQLPRCGNFEKAHFKSKLDLGLLTVNVKNFQKEEVKFGFD from the exons ATGTATAAGGAGAAGACCGCGAAAAGCCTCCACATGAGCCTAACGCCTGGACCCCAGAAAATGGAGTTCACCAGGGGAGGCGGATGCGTATTATTCTTAAACATGCCTGAACTCAAGATAGAGGACGTCAAGTCCTTTGTAAAATACGGCACTTTGTTCATTGAAGGAAAAACAAAAACGAAAACGAACATGGTGCAGTATATTACAGGCATACGTTTACCAGAGTACTTCAAGACAAAGCGTAATATGATCAAGACAGAATTGCAAGATGGATTGTTTAGGATAACCGTTCCCAGTGTGGACACCAAGACTAACATCCTCTCTAGCATCCTCTCTAACATCATCTCTAGCATCATCGTTGATTTCATATCTAAACGAACATGTTCTCTCCAAGGAAGCGATG GTTGGACTTCTAGGATATTCACCAGGTTAAATAAATGGACATTCAAATGGGCTCCCACCCAGAAAAGGTGGACAAAGTATACACCTGATGAGCTTGAAATTGAATTCCCTGTGTGTGGCTTGGGTAATGAAGCAGACATTGATATGCGGGTCGATGTGAAGAATAGATTCATATTAGTAGCTAAAAACAACGAGAAGGGCATCTACTATAAGTACTACCAGCAGCTACCACGGTGTGGTAACTTTGAAAAGGCTCATTTTAAATCAAAATTAGATTTGGGCCTGCTGActgtcaatgtgaagaacttcCAAAAAGAGGAAGTGAAATTTGGATTTGATTAG
- the LOC118487936 gene encoding uncharacterized protein LOC118487936 has product MEMLCLARRSTGYLKKCLYDAGASLRSRNGLRSYSTGVSDQSRIKPSMSFASVSFIVDEAKYFKFNIPGLAKTETDESLSLFVNMPGVKKEHVKACVEETRSLLSIQGQKYEESYYGGRLPKVTYHAFMGLPNNFVYNNTCIINTEMPQDGMFEVTLPKLDRIELKKTNFFTNIYYTLGSRFTFLFFLASPLVDACLLSYL; this is encoded by the exons ATGGAGATGCTATGCCTCGCAAGAAGATCTACTGGGTACCTGAAAAAGTGTTTATATGACGCCGGAGCTTCTCTGCGTTCACGCAATGGCTTAAGAAGCTATAGTACCG GTGTATCTGATCAATCACGGATAAAGCCCTCCATGTCATTCGCTTCAGTATCATTCATTGTGGATGAAGCCAAGTACTTCAAATTTAATATTCCTGGACTGGCAAAGACAGAGACCGATGAAAGCCTTTCGTTATTCGTAAACATGCCTGGAGTGAAAAAGGAGCATGTCAAGGCATGTGTTGAAGAAACCAGGTCTTTGCTGTCCATCCAAGGCCAAAAATATGAAGAAAGCTATTACGGTGGTAGACTACCTAAAGTAACCTACCATGCATTCATGGGGTTGCCGAATAACTTCGTTTACAACAACACTTGTATAATCAACAcagagatgcctcaagatggAATGTTTGAGGTCACCCTGCCCAAGCTTGATCGCATAGAATTGAAAAAGACTAACTTCTTCACCAACATCTACTATACTCTTGGATCTAGATTCACTTTCCTTTTTTTTCTAGCATCCCCTCTGGTAGATGCTTGCTTGCTATCTTATCTTTAA